A genome region from Thermoanaerobaculia bacterium includes the following:
- the bamD gene encoding outer membrane protein assembly factor BamD, with the protein MNSNLIRRLTALAIVPVLSVLAVSCKSNIQNDPILRLSAAESLAEGKRLFELEKFEKARPYFSHAFEVEPNSSSGREALLMVADCYSLTGSTADLIQAEAKYRDFQNRFPTSDRAAYVQFQIASSLARRIERADRDQAATVKAREALEELIRLYPTSEYAEKARAELVIVIDRLAEHEFVVGRFYQRYGVPGATVARIEGLLKNFPGYSGTDAALYYLGLAYIDLARPEDAATTFARLREEHPESRYVRKASKQG; encoded by the coding sequence TTGAACTCAAATCTGATCCGGCGGCTCACGGCGCTGGCCATCGTCCCGGTCCTCTCGGTCCTGGCGGTTTCCTGCAAGTCGAACATTCAGAACGACCCGATCCTCCGGCTGTCAGCCGCCGAATCGCTGGCCGAGGGCAAGCGGCTGTTCGAGCTCGAGAAGTTCGAGAAGGCGCGGCCCTATTTTTCGCACGCCTTCGAAGTCGAGCCCAATTCGAGCTCGGGCCGCGAGGCCCTGCTGATGGTCGCGGACTGCTACTCCCTCACCGGCAGCACGGCCGACCTGATCCAGGCGGAGGCCAAGTACCGGGACTTCCAGAACCGCTTCCCGACCAGTGACCGCGCCGCGTACGTGCAGTTCCAGATCGCTTCGTCTCTCGCACGTCGGATCGAGCGCGCCGACCGCGACCAGGCGGCGACGGTCAAGGCGCGGGAGGCGCTCGAAGAGCTGATCCGCCTCTATCCGACCAGCGAATACGCCGAGAAGGCCCGCGCCGAGCTGGTGATCGTGATCGACCGGCTGGCCGAGCACGAGTTCGTCGTCGGACGGTTCTACCAGCGCTACGGCGTTCCGGGAGCCACGGTGGCCCGCATCGAAGGCCTGCTCAAGAACTTTCCGGGCTACTCCGGTACCGACGCCGCGCTCTACTACCTCGGCCTCGCCTATATCGACCTGGCCCGCCCGGAGGACGCCGCGACGACGTTCGCCCGGCTGCGGGAAGAGCACCCCGAGAGTCGCTACGTCCGGAAAGCCTCGAAGCAGGGCTGA
- the ybgF gene encoding tol-pal system protein YbgF → MKTRRRLARLCAATLLVMAGGCAGSGPYWSREDRGAAQAQEREERITRLESQLAQEQGRNAALQAEVDRLGREVAQLRRPEAPEAAPRAVPPPSGLEAVEMAPVPGIGERQEIEQSDLELPVEPTAAAEEPGSPVPAPAATSATALPADASSAGLYERSLELLEQGRSAEAEAGFTRFLVANPVSDLADNAQFWLAESALRRMDTALALAGFRAVVENYPEGNKIPDALLKVGFCLAELGDPESAATVYRELLERFPETTAADTARQRLGPR, encoded by the coding sequence TTGAAGACCCGTCGGAGGCTCGCCCGCCTTTGCGCCGCGACCCTGCTGGTGATGGCGGGCGGCTGCGCGGGCAGCGGGCCCTACTGGAGCCGCGAGGATCGGGGTGCGGCCCAGGCCCAGGAACGGGAAGAGCGCATTACCCGCCTCGAATCGCAGCTCGCCCAGGAGCAGGGGCGAAACGCCGCCCTTCAAGCCGAGGTCGATCGGCTCGGTCGCGAAGTCGCGCAGTTGCGGCGACCGGAGGCGCCGGAAGCGGCTCCTCGCGCGGTCCCGCCGCCTTCGGGTCTGGAGGCCGTCGAAATGGCGCCCGTTCCCGGAATCGGGGAGCGCCAGGAGATCGAACAGAGCGACCTCGAGCTCCCCGTTGAGCCAACTGCGGCCGCCGAGGAGCCGGGCAGCCCCGTCCCTGCCCCTGCCGCGACGTCGGCGACTGCCCTTCCCGCCGATGCGTCGAGCGCCGGCCTCTACGAGCGCAGCCTGGAGCTGCTCGAGCAGGGGCGCTCCGCAGAGGCCGAAGCGGGGTTCACCCGGTTTCTCGTCGCGAATCCGGTCTCCGACCTGGCGGACAACGCCCAGTTCTGGCTCGCCGAATCGGCGCTGCGGCGGATGGACACCGCCCTCGCGCTCGCCGGGTTCCGGGCCGTCGTCGAGAATTACCCCGAGGGCAACAAGATTCCGGACGCCCTGCTCAAGGTCGGATTCTGCCTCGCCGAGCTCGGCGACCCGGAGTCGGCGGCGACGGTTTACCGCGAGCTCCTGGAGCGCTTTCCCGAGACCACCGCAGCTGACACTGCGCGGCAACGGCTCGGCCCCCGCTAG
- a CDS encoding LysM peptidoglycan-binding domain-containing protein, translated as MALEAADTPPANLKLVNGHWTAWDPPPTPEGARVHIVVPGDTFWGLAATNLGNPYLWPQIWEKNQYVRDAHWIYPGDPLILDLSVSGAEAVGAVATDEGATEEVAGMGEGAEAEASAADGSPAGTGAAATIRGVAPAGKGSVPVPLGSQDDIYCSGFIGAPDEVFGYSVIGSEYQVLSPQLKNPVYGQVEGLYGTVDAVKYKLTAGDIIYIDGGRAAGLSAGMQFTAVGSGRIVRHPVSNDELGRQYSYAGRIRVLSVQENSAIAEITQSCDGILVGMALKPFEQEPVPLARRSPTRPASEPASAEALASAAVIVSSPVDLVTLGQDHLVFIDRGEDDEVLPGDIFTIYRMNRPAHPPVVLGELAVLSVRAHTAVAKILESRYPVYVGDRLERK; from the coding sequence GTGGCTTTGGAGGCGGCGGACACCCCGCCGGCCAACCTCAAGCTGGTGAACGGACACTGGACGGCCTGGGATCCGCCGCCGACGCCCGAGGGCGCAAGAGTCCACATCGTCGTGCCGGGAGATACCTTCTGGGGTCTCGCGGCGACGAATCTCGGCAATCCCTATCTCTGGCCGCAAATCTGGGAGAAGAACCAGTATGTTCGCGACGCCCACTGGATCTACCCCGGCGACCCCCTGATCCTCGACCTCTCGGTCTCGGGGGCGGAGGCGGTCGGAGCCGTGGCGACCGATGAAGGAGCGACCGAAGAGGTGGCCGGGATGGGCGAGGGAGCCGAGGCGGAAGCCTCGGCGGCGGACGGGAGTCCGGCGGGCACGGGCGCAGCGGCGACGATTCGCGGCGTCGCTCCGGCCGGTAAAGGATCCGTTCCGGTGCCGCTCGGCAGCCAGGATGACATCTACTGTTCGGGTTTCATCGGCGCGCCGGACGAGGTCTTCGGCTACTCGGTGATCGGGTCCGAGTACCAGGTGCTCTCGCCGCAGCTCAAGAACCCGGTCTACGGCCAGGTCGAAGGGCTCTACGGGACTGTCGATGCCGTCAAGTACAAGCTGACCGCGGGCGACATCATCTACATCGACGGCGGCCGGGCAGCCGGCCTCTCTGCGGGCATGCAGTTCACCGCGGTCGGCAGCGGCAGGATCGTCCGGCATCCGGTCTCGAACGACGAGCTCGGCCGCCAGTACAGCTACGCCGGCCGCATCCGCGTGCTCTCCGTGCAGGAGAACTCGGCGATCGCCGAGATCACCCAGAGCTGCGACGGCATCCTCGTCGGAATGGCGCTCAAGCCCTTCGAACAGGAGCCCGTGCCGCTTGCGCGGCGCAGCCCGACGCGACCAGCCAGTGAGCCGGCGAGCGCCGAGGCTCTGGCGAGCGCGGCGGTGATCGTCTCCTCGCCGGTCGATCTCGTGACCCTGGGGCAGGACCATCTGGTCTTCATCGACCGCGGCGAGGACGACGAGGTCCTGCCCGGCGACATCTTCACGATCTACCGCATGAACCGCCCGGCGCATCCGCCGGTCGTTCTGGGCGAGCTCGCGGTCCTGTCCGTGCGGGCCCACACGGCGGTCGCCAAGATTCTCGAGTCGCGCTATCCGGTCTATGTCGGAGATCGTCTCGAGCGCAAGTGA
- a CDS encoding lytic transglycosylase domain-containing protein codes for MIWSASASITLLFLTSTSSLPSVPVPPTGYSLDLDTIFARPAGLDLAAATVPPARPASSDQFHLNPRGERSRPASDLYLDGLPFGREIRGAAQRYELDSLLLASIVEAESSFRADAVSVKGALGLMQLMPLHFAPLDPAIAPIDPLDPAVNLNLGARYLRDLRKRYDGDLELALAAYHAGPGTIDRFGGFPPYRETEAYVGRVLKLYSEHQREAGAATSAGSSSASSAGSLPRTRPETRLGS; via the coding sequence ATGATCTGGAGTGCCAGCGCTTCGATCACTTTGCTGTTCCTGACCTCCACCTCGAGTCTGCCGTCGGTTCCGGTGCCCCCGACCGGTTACTCGCTCGACCTCGACACGATCTTCGCCCGCCCTGCCGGTCTGGATCTCGCCGCGGCGACTGTGCCGCCCGCTCGCCCCGCGAGCTCCGACCAGTTCCATCTGAATCCGCGCGGCGAGCGCAGCCGTCCAGCCTCGGATCTCTACCTCGATGGGTTGCCATTCGGACGCGAGATCCGCGGCGCCGCGCAGCGCTACGAACTGGATTCGCTTCTGCTCGCTTCGATCGTCGAGGCGGAATCGAGCTTTCGCGCCGACGCCGTCTCCGTCAAGGGCGCCCTCGGTCTCATGCAGCTCATGCCGCTGCATTTCGCCCCGCTCGATCCGGCGATCGCCCCGATCGACCCGCTCGACCCGGCGGTGAACCTGAATCTGGGGGCGCGTTATCTGCGCGATCTGCGCAAGCGCTACGACGGCGACCTGGAGCTCGCGCTGGCGGCGTATCACGCCGGCCCTGGAACGATCGATCGATTCGGTGGATTTCCGCCCTACCGTGAAACCGAGGCCTATGTCGGCCGGGTGCTCAAGCTCTACAGCGAGCACCAGCGGGAAGCTGGCGCCGCGACCTCCGCCGGGTCTTCCTCCGCGTCATCTGCGGGCAGTCTGCCGCGGACGCGGCCGGAAACCCGGCTCGGCTCCTAG
- a CDS encoding twin-arginine translocase TatA/TatE family subunit: MGSLGVPELLVIFVILVLLFGASKIPQLGKGLGEAIKNFKKGLKGDEDGTDSETGKRA; this comes from the coding sequence ATGGGATCGCTCGGAGTTCCTGAGTTGCTGGTGATTTTCGTCATCCTCGTGCTGCTGTTCGGCGCCTCGAAGATCCCGCAGTTGGGCAAGGGACTCGGCGAGGCGATCAAGAACTTCAAGAAGGGCCTCAAGGGCGACGAAGACGGAACCGACTCCGAGACCGGGAAACGGGCCTAG
- a CDS encoding phosphotransferase — protein sequence MNAKDLDDWLDELGIGARSSTALAGDLSQRRYFRIVLEGGASLLAAYYPESLRATMARFVAARTLLADAGVRVPEIRGSSPGRGWMLVEDLGAATLFEVGDRSADEQTAGFVAAAQSAERIAGLDPGEVARLGCPPLDGALLRRELEPTFEFLFDPAGLTALPGARRDFRAALDELCARLGGDPLVPCHRDYMARNLMPVVEGVAVIDFQDLRLGPPAYDLASLLNDSFFPDPAREAAILPHRWRGSPGHEAYSRAVVQRTLKAAGTFARFAAQGNPRHVPLIAPTLARALPHLELLPETAASVPPLRGWWATGPASGRFC from the coding sequence GTGAACGCAAAGGATCTCGACGACTGGCTGGACGAGCTGGGAATCGGCGCGCGCAGCTCCACCGCGCTCGCGGGCGACCTCTCGCAGCGGCGCTACTTCCGGATCGTCCTCGAAGGGGGCGCTTCGCTGCTCGCGGCGTACTACCCCGAAAGCCTCCGCGCGACGATGGCGCGCTTCGTCGCCGCGCGGACGCTTCTCGCCGATGCCGGGGTGCGCGTGCCGGAGATTCGCGGGTCGAGCCCCGGGCGCGGCTGGATGCTGGTCGAGGATCTGGGCGCCGCGACACTGTTCGAGGTCGGCGACCGCAGCGCGGACGAGCAGACCGCCGGTTTCGTCGCCGCGGCGCAGAGCGCGGAGCGGATCGCCGGGCTGGACCCGGGCGAGGTGGCACGCCTCGGGTGCCCCCCCCTCGACGGCGCCTTGCTGCGCCGCGAGCTCGAGCCGACGTTCGAGTTCCTGTTCGATCCCGCAGGCCTCACGGCGCTTCCCGGAGCGCGGCGCGATTTTCGCGCCGCGCTCGACGAGCTCTGCGCGCGCCTCGGGGGCGATCCGCTCGTGCCCTGCCACCGCGACTACATGGCGCGCAATCTCATGCCTGTGGTGGAGGGCGTCGCGGTCATCGACTTCCAGGATCTTCGGCTGGGGCCCCCCGCCTACGATCTGGCCTCGCTGCTGAACGACAGCTTCTTCCCCGATCCGGCCCGCGAGGCGGCGATCCTGCCGCACCGCTGGCGAGGCAGCCCGGGGCACGAGGCTTACTCGCGGGCGGTCGTGCAGCGCACGCTCAAGGCCGCGGGCACGTTCGCGCGCTTCGCGGCGCAAGGCAATCCGCGGCACGTACCGCTGATCGCGCCGACCCTGGCGCGCGCCCTGCCGCATCTCGAGCTTTTGCCGGAGACGGCCGCGAGCGTCCCCCCGTTGCGCGGGTGGTGGGCCACCGGGCCCGCTTCCGGGCGCTTCTGCTAA